A DNA window from Daucus carota subsp. sativus chromosome 3, DH1 v3.0, whole genome shotgun sequence contains the following coding sequences:
- the LOC108211546 gene encoding UPF0481 protein At3g47200 gives MVAVFNKELLSWYLLTLKLKETVESGVSTPQASALYRSEQAYLLEHHVETSATREAVVFEPGPRPEVSEWVINIGEKLEQARQEDLGSSWGKVSIYKVPQYLKGGDNKAYIPQIVSLGPYHHGRRRHRNMDRHKWRSLYQVLKRTNQDVKFYLDSMKELEERTRACYEGKINLSSNEFVEMMVLDGCFILDLFRGAAEGFQQIGYSPNDPVFAMRGSIHSIQRDMIMLENQIPLFVLDRLLGLQLGYPDQVGLVARLALGFFDPLMPTDEPLTKSSRDKLESSRGSTNTLDSLSGQGLHCLDVFRHSLLRKGASPKPRVWKKQWSHVCRVADKRRQQLTHCVTDLRESGVMFKKRKTDRFWDITFSNGLLEIPRLLIHDGTKSLFLNLIAYEQSHLDCGNEITSYVIFMNNMINTTADVGYLHYCGIIEHWLGSDHEVAQLFNKLCQEVVFDINHSYHSRLSAEINKFHDHRWNTWQATLKHTYFNNPWAIISFIAAVVLLILTFAQTIYGVFGFYNPSN, from the coding sequence atggtgGCAGTTTTCAACAAAGAACTCTTAAGCTGGTACCTACTCACTCTGAAACTCAAAGAAACTGTAGAATCTGGAGTTTCTACGCCACAAGCTTCAGCGCTGTACCGATCAGAGCAAGCATACCTTCTCGAACATCACGTCGAGACATCGGCCACACGGGAGGCTGTTGTTTTTGAACCAGGGCCTAGGCCAGAGGTCTCTGAATGGGTGATCAATATCggtgaaaagcttgaacaagCTAGGCAAGAAGATTTGGGTAGTTCCTGGGGGAAAGTTTCCATTTACAAAGTCCCTCAGTATTTGAAGGGAGGTGATAATAAGGCTTATATTCCTCAAATTGTGTCATTGGGGCCTTATCACCATGGCAGGAGGCGTCATAGGAACATGGATCGCCACAAGTGGCGGTCTTTGTACCAGGTCTTGAAGCGTACTAATCAGGATGTTAAATTCTATCTTGATTCTATGAAGGAACTTGAAGAGAGAACTCGGGCTTGTTATGAAGGGAAGATTAATCTTAGTAGCAATGAGTTTGTGGAAATGATGGTGCTTGATGGATGCTTCATTCTTGACCTGTTTCGTGGCGCTGCAGAGGGATTCCAGCAGATTGGCTACTCTCCAAATGATCCTGTGTTTGCTATGCGTGGATCGATACATTCTATTCAGCGTGACATGATTATGCTTGAAAATCAGATTCCCCTTTTCGTTCTTGATCGGTTATTAGGCCTTCAGTTAGGTTATCCTGATCAGGTAGGGCTTGTGGCAAGGCTGGCCCTTGGCTTTTTTGATCCATTAATGCCAACGGATGAGCCATTGACAAAGAGTAGCCGGGACAAACTAGAGTCATCAAGAGGATCTACAAATACCCTTGACTCTTTATCAGGTCAAGGACTTCATTGCCTGGACGTTTTCAGGCACAGTTTGCTGCGTAAAGGGGCTTCCCCTAAGCCACGGGTCTGGAAGAAGCAATGGTCACATGTTTGTCGTGTTGCAGACAAGCGCAGGCAACAGTTGACACACTGCGTAACAGACCTAAGAGAGTCTGGAGTCATGTTCAAGAAAAGGAAGACGGATCGCTTCTGGGATATCACATTCAGTAATGGCCTCCTTGAGATTCCTAGGCTCTTGATCCATGATGGTACCAAGTCACTCTTTCTCAACCTCATAGCATACGAGCAGAGTCATCTGGACTGTGGCAATGAAATAACATCATACGTGATCTTTATGAACAATATGATTAACACGACTGCTGATGTAGGTTACCTCCATTACTGTGGGATCATTGAGCATTGGCTTGGTAGTGATCATGAAGTTGCTCAACTCTTTAATAAGCTCTGTCAAGAGGTCGTTTTCGATATCAATCACAGTTACCATTCGCGTCTGTCAGCAGAGATAAACAAATTTCATGACCACAGGTGGAACACCTGGCAGGCAACCTTGAAGCATACCTACTTTAACAATCCCTGGGCAATCATCTCATTTATTGCAGCTGTGGTTCTGCTAATTCTTACTTTCGCCCAGACCATCTACGGTGTGTTTGGTTTTTACAATCCGAGTAACTGA